CACGAACATTAATTTCGCAATGCGGTTGTGTGTAATTGAGCTGAATTCTTTGCTTTTTAGGCGTTCAGCATTCGAAACGACcaactaaatgaaatgaaatgcgcTTTTAGGCGCAATTAGAGCACTCAGCCCCACCTACAGTTAAGTTTATTCGCATTTTCAACACTCGCACATATGGAAGTGCGTATGTAAGTTTTTCGCGGAGGCTATGCGCTTAGCCGGCTAATGTGGTATTAAAATAATTGCATAAGCCGCGTTCATATTTCCattcattattatttcatattaatttcCATTGTGGTTGCATTAGAGGGACGAGTGAAGCTCAGCAGCGGATTAAtgcgaatgtgtgtgtgtgtatgtgggtgGGCGAATATTAATGTAGCTAAAGGCTGAATCAGCTAAATGCGCAAAAGTATTTGCGGTAAATAACTAAGGCTGATGGGAATGTTAGCATACGGCGACCACCTATTTGCATATGTGCTTCATTCTATTCAAAAAGTACAGCGAATTgaacagtaaaataaaattcattaataaCTAAAACATTTACTATTCACTCAAATCTATTGCAAGGCCTTCGAAGTAGGCCGCTTCAGAAATAATTCACTTATGCCAAGGAGTAATACAAAAATCAAATGGCTCAATGCTATGTAAATACTTAGGATAGGCGGGGGACTAATAATAGACAGTATTTTTTCTAGCAGCGATCGCTCCAAAACGGCCAAGAGTATTTCTGCAATAAAAacgcttttaataaaaaatcatctgccgttgaGAGTCGGCGCAAAactgtccctccatttgtggaacaacgtcaagacgcaaaCCATAAATACGAGGAAAAGCTCGCCCAAATAACCAATAAAGGATGTAAGTGCTAATTATTCCTATATATTAGGGGGACCGCAAAATAAAGTATGTTTTTTTATCGTAATTACAAAGGAACCTGAGCGCTTTCCGAAAAGGTGAAAGAACTGTTAAATTATTTACTTGAGCGAAATACTAACTTTAAATTATactatgtaaataataatttgatgGAGAATATTTTAGCCCACTAGCTCCCTTATAATAGGATCGTTTTGACTCTTTTTTGGAGAAGTTTGAAAAACAATGCATTTGCATGGGTGCTAGAGGCCCGCCATGTtctataaaattattctttgaaaaatttcatgatgggtctactgggttgcccatattcgacgaaccaatgtgttttgttttttaaattaaaaaaaaaaacccaatttttttttgatgttgacgataatattcattttatttggttcaaatagatttgttgacatcactttttgaatatgatatctcaaatggccgccttgagcctgtacggcgtattgtgcccgttttgcagcattttccatagttttagttAACATTTCGGCtagaatagcggctatttcctcacggatgttgttcttgagctcttctatggtctttggcttattaatataaacctttgattttaaatatccccacaagaagaagtcaggtggcgttaaatcgggcgaacgcggtggccagtcaaaatagCTATGTTTCGACATCAAACggcgaggaaacaatttcttcaaaaaatcgattgtggtgcgagctgtgtgtggtggagcgccgtcttgttgaaaccagaactgcctcatacgcttttatatgacgaataattggcatcacaaaagtggttatcatatcgcgataatgcttctgattgacggtaacaacTTGATTTTCGAAGAACGtcgcaccaaacggtaactttttcgtcgtaaagcgGTACCTGTTGAATTTCTTGAGGATTTTCAGTAGCGTTCAGTGCTTGTTTACCCTCCTAGTCAATAAGATATGAGCCTCATAggacatgatgattttattcttcttcttcttattttgacttcttttgttgaatgtaaatttcaacaatttgggagcgcttgcgtggcgtgtactgttccatagtaaaaatctgcttggactgacgcttctaacgcggtatgtcattaagcgatctgacgtctctgtcaagaGATACAGGGttaccagatgggtccgtcgaatatgggcaaccctgcaCTAAGACAAAATCATCATCTAAATGACGCAAAAGTCTACagaaactaaaaaagcaaatagtCTCACAGTTTCCTTAACTTGGTCAATACGATTATTATTCAgtggaaatttttattgaaattttggttAGAAATTCATTCACAATGAAGCCTTGTATACCAAATGTATCAatcttttttcaacaaaatcttACTTCTGCTTCCAAAGTACTCATAACATCACCAGCATCATATTGACGTTACAGTCCTGGGTGGACTGTCATTCTTCTCGACGGCCCGCTTTGgctctatgttgtgagattCTCATCTTTCGTATATCGTCTTCTACGTCTTGAAACCATCGTCGCCTTGGCTGGCCTCTCCTTCTTGCTCCTTTATCCTTTCAGATttgcttcaaaaacttttttggtcactctttcgctgctcattcttcgaaaaccctttggccccagtacaataaacgaaggactcagaaagtaatttggactcctcgccagtCGATTCCCAAACTGTGTGTTTCCATTCAATTTCGTAGCTGtgttaccggtcactggacgcgTCCATACCATCGTAATCTTtatgactttataattttttctttcaaatcgcatcagTAAATTCAGGTCTTTAACTTTAAGGACCCTTGTTTTACAACCGTAGGTGAGAACCGGTGAGGAAAAGTTCTCATAACATCCAGTTAATATTCTTTGTTTGTCGTCcgaaagtttttgaatttttggctaTACCTTTTAGGGACTTATTTAAATAATCAAATACTGGTACTTCTTTCACGGaatgtatttttgtataatgacatatgtataagtacatactagtataaagagtggttaagtttcaagggccggtgttgattttgaataaaacacaatttttttaggaaattattgtcatttctctttattatgataatattggtatggctcgattacgtatggaataaaatatctgccaaatcgtctcggcggcacacctccatccgatggtctaaattttcgatgacgctgaggcataattgaggttctatgccgttaatatgccgaattacctcatcctttagctcttgaattgttgctggcttaccgACGTACAcctcttctttcaaataacctcaaagaaagaagtcaaaCGGTGTCattgatgtttaggtgtggttcacattcaacatcggcccttgaaatttaaccaccctttatacgTAAGTTTCCTATTTCGTTAATATTaagctaacatttttttttttaaatcgtttggaAAATCTCAtttgtattaataaataattaatcacATAAGAGATCTGTCAATAAAGACGCtcgaatttaaatataaataaaacaaaaatcgcaCCAAAGTATGACTCTTGCTGATACATAGTTTCTTCTTGAATGGCAGGTGTATTTTCAGTACCCCAAACGTGGCAATCTTCCTCATTGACATATGCGCAAAAATCACCCTATGCGCGAAATGTATTTCTTGCAGAACAACCTTTTTCATGAAGCGaattttacgaattgctcaactGAGTATCACTTCCAGGCTAAGCTTGTGAAAGTGTATTGTGCCAATTGTCTGTACAGAAATAAtcgtattataaataattgcacAAGATTGCATTACGCTTGAATCATTcatatttctaacttttttttgtggaagATATGTTTAAGGAAAACTTGAATAACTCAGCCAAGCCTTGACGATTTGGGGCGTACTCTTCAGTTGCTTGTACTattagccttctactcctgtaAATCTattttcggtaaaaaatgggaacTCAAGCCataggtcgtgctgtggatgtacaaggCAGtggttttaccaattttaacgtatggatgcctgctttggtgggaagttttcggaagggctataataacactaaactggggagggtgcaaaagactgcatgcattggcatcaacGGAGCATGtgaaacttgccccagtgctgccctgaatgtccttttgtaCTTACTTTCCTCCGACTTTTCCgatatttccatcgcagctcaaatgCAATCAGGCGCCTGGAGGTAATCTCTCAAGGggatggtagcattttcgggcagttaacaccgtatttctccgaacttcgaacagttctctctatccgcaaactggagtttgagggtcgtgttaTTGCAATCTTTTCAAacaggcaggattggatcgagggggaagtctgcaccgaagcttgcacctctgtcttcaccaacggttccaagatggaatcgggagtcggagcaggggttttctctaaatcagccaatttatctatctcctttaaactgctagtgtttttcaagcagaagtcttcgcgctcctgcaggcatgcaaaatgcttagtgTACGCGTGAGCGaggaagatattaacattttctccgatagacaagccgcgatcaaggctcggACGATGCTATGGTGCAGAAAGAAaatagtaaactcctgtaaggaggagatcaagtCTGTttggtgtgcaggtaacatttctctgatctgagctccaggacataggagcatagagggaaatgaatatgctgatgagcttgccagaaaggtGTAAAGtactggcaggatcgccatgtaaagtGATGCAGGATCTTCAAAGTAAAGGAGCTATTAACTTATGGAAGAGCTTtagggcaaacctgccgactgAAGATTCCTTAgagaataaaagatttttttttgagttagGGCAAACaactgccttccaactatcaGGACTGAGCTGACTGAGCTGCTTGAGCTGACTGAGCtgccttctgatagaatggctttatttttatactttctttttgccttgtcatcaataaaatatacataattacaattaaacattgttgcaagtaaaaatcaataacaaagttgtaaacacttaaaatactatacaaatgaaattattcaGGGTTAGTTTACTTTACAGTGAGTtatggctttgctttggagtggggtatcatgtgacaaaaagtgtatttggtgtgtgccatgtgtttacttatgtttcgggtttcaaagAAAAGGGCAAAGAGtttatgtcattgaaattgaaaagaattatgtcattaaagtggagtaaattgaaatgaaaagaattatgtcattgaaattgaagagTAGAGTGAATTGAAGTGGTTTacataatttgagtttgagtaTTAGGAATATTTGGAAGTGAAGTGGAGGTACTCTACACCCCTATGGTTAAGATTGAAAATTACTGTgctaagaaatttgtttaaattttgcaagtacagtggttttcaataaaaataattttatgactttaaaagtttcttagtatatctaaatctattttttaattctatgttttatagtacatttttcttaaatttatttaatatgataatattttaggtgattttgtatttcttaaggGTATTATTATGATATTCCTTAAGCTTATTGTcaatttgtaatacagaattgacTCCTTTACGCTCTACTATGAGATAAGGGCCATGATATGGACTTTGCTGTTTTCTTCTAGTTTCTAGTTTTACAAATACCCAGTCACCTACTTTTAGTTCTGATGTGTTACTGTTCTTGTCATATAgttcttttctcttttgttcTGTTAGTTTTATCAGTTCTTGTGCCCTAAGAAGTGACTCTTGTAGTCTAAGTTTCATCTCATTTGCGTAATTGTTTAAGTTATATACTGGTTGATTGTCCTCGATTATGTCAGTTGGTAAGCGTGGAAGTTTTCCGTATATTAACTCGTATGGTGAAAATTCCGTCTCTATGTTCGGTGTGgtattaaaagcaaatgcaaaataaggtAGCCATTGGTCCCATTCGTGATTTTCAACGAAATGTAACAGAAATTCATTTAGGACTCTGTGACTCCTTTCAACTGTTATTGTCTGATGGTGATAGGGTGCTGAAAAGGTCtgctttatatttagtatttcgcatatatttttcattaattcatttgcaAACTCTGTACCTCGATcagattttaatgttttaaaaagtccGTATTTTAGTATTACCTGTTCTACTAGTGTCTTTGCGATAGAAATTGCTTCTTTAGTTTTCATTGGGAATAGGATTACGTATTTTGTCAGTTCGCATTGTACCGTTAAAATATATCGGAAACCATTTGATATAATCAATGGTCCTACTGTATCtatgcttaaattttcaaagcttgtACTAGGTGTGTCcgttattgtcattttttcttttatgtactttgtctgtttgtttcGAGTACATTCTTTACAACTGTTTATATATCGCTTTATCATTTTTCTCATGTTCTtccatatgtatttttgttttaattttaagatagtTTTTCTTATACCCAGATGTCCTCCTAGTGCTGAATTATGATACTCagagattaatttttttttaatttcttcgtcattaatttgttttggggctttatataaaattattcttaagggtcttaatttttgttctaatCTTTCACTTTGTAACTTGTTGAATGCATTCTTAAAATCTTCAATAttcatttcttttaataaattatctttTGCTAGCGCTagcttttctatatttcttttagTCGCTATTGATGATAGTTTCGCCCATGATTGAAACGTATTTCAGAGGCTCCTCACTATATCGGACTATTATAtccccttttttatttatctgtatTTCGGATCCTTTCATTCTTTCTTCGTATAcgaattttaatctttttatatttcttatatcaGCTATGGACGTACATTCCCAAATGTGAAGTTGGCCTGACCTCGAATGAGAGTTGTAGTTCTCCGTGTCTACCCTGGCGTTTTTTTTTGGCAGACATTCCCCTtgttattacaaacattttattattgtcatcacAATTCGttggtatcattttttttagtatgtctGAGTCTATCTTTATTCGTGATAATGCATCGGCATTTGTGTTCATTTTGCCTTGCTTGTAGACTATTTCGAAATCATAGTCTGACAAATCAAGTCTAATCCTAATCTAAGTCTAatctacacttttttttattttcattaaggtgcacgaatattcaattttatgtttatttaactgAATGCAAAAAGTCACATTTGTTCTTATGCCTGTTTTGTacttaaatatttgttaatgataaaaattgtaaattaaatgttaatatatttaaatgcattaGCGAAAAATCTctattcaacaatatttatcATAGCATGTGTGAACAGTTTGATGCGCGTCGttaataatattgagaattatttcactttaattaGCCGCCTAAtcacataaaaatagttaattgttACCTAATAACAACTTCAtacttttaattacattattttatgcattaatcagcaaataatcagtcataaacaaaattgggatattcacaatccaaaatatatatatatatgtatatgtagttatataaAGTACAATGTATGCTGTATGATAGTTAGTTTTTCAATATTAGTTTATTGCAAGAagtggcattttttattttaaattactttagctttttgttactgttgtttTGAACTTCGCATGTAGCGCACTGTGCATTTATACAGCCTTGTAGACTCTGACGGACTTCACGTCGTTGAGGGTGAGAGTAGTCACTAGCTCGGAGTTTGTGAATTCAAGAATAATGGTCGATGGTTTGTCACCCTTCTgttcttgcaccaatttgtTGCCATCCAGAGTGAAGACGCTCTTCACTTTGCGACCATCAAGTGTCTCTTCATCGAATTCCTTGCCCAGCTTGAAGTTGACCGTAGTTGTCTTGAAGGTTGAGGTAGTGGTGAAAGAGTAATTATCACCATCCTTCTTCAGTTCAACGGTGGGGCTGATACTGTTACCCATTTTGCGTAGAACCATACCGACAACCAATTCCTTCATGTATTCGTCGAAGTTTTCACTCTTTtctaatttgtatttctttccttcccagacagccatttttttactaatgatttatttttaggaTCGTccgcaggatcgccatgtaaagtAATGTTGAATCGTTATGTAAAGTAAGGCAGGATCATCAAAGTAAAGGAGCTATTAACTTATGGAAGAGCTTtagggcaaacctgccgactaaagattccttagagaataaaagatttttttttgagttagaGCAAACaactgccttccaactatcaGGACTGAGCTGACTGAGCTGCTTGAGCTGACTGAGCtgccttctgatagaatggctttatttttatactttctttttgccttgtcatcaataaaatatacataattacaattaaacattgttgcaagtaaaaatcaataacaaagttgtaaacacttaaaatactatacaaatgaaattattcaGGGTTAGTTTACTTTACAGTGAGTtatggctttgctttggagtggggtatcatgtgacaaaaagtgtatttggtgtgtgccatgtgtttacttatgtttcgggtttcaaagAAAAGGGCAAAGAGtttatgtcattgaaattgaaaagaattatgtcattaaagtggagtaaattgaaatgaaaagaattatgtcattgaaattgaagagTAGAGTGAATTGAAGTGGTTTacataatttgagtttgagtaTTAGGAATATTTGGAAGTGAAGTGGAGGTACTCTACAAAGGGAACAAAATTGGCTTCAGACACCTCCTACCCGGTTATCGACATCTCCCTGACAGTTGTCAAAGAGGaactgcaaaaattatttttcaggaaagcgcagaggAAATTgagctccattttttcatgtggtatttcgaaaaccctttggccccaatacaataAACGAAGGGCTGAGAAAGTaatttggactcctcgccagtCGATTCCCAAACTGTGTGTTTCCATTCAAtttcgtagctgtgtttaccggtcactggacgatcagcAAAAACGCGGAAAAGTTAaggttaccatttaactcccattgcagaagctgtggagacctttcagagaaggagactgttgagcactttctctgtaaatgtccgggtttggcagctagatgactgatgtcactgggtgctcctttctttgacagcctggGGAAGTGCGCCGGCcttaatcccatcaatcttctccattatataaTATCAACAACTCAAgctggttgtagatatctgcgtgttggaggtctcataatggtttcaaaaaggcgctttagtgctacttgaggagtgccagagtggtacttcaactatttcacttacctacctacacttcagttaggtgtttggcccaggtcctcctcttatttgtggtgtgcgtcttggccattgcctcccgaggggcgaccactagaaagaaagaaaatttctattatttgatgaacaaagattcgaacctacgattTCGAACGACCGATTTAGACTTCTGATATTTGACTGAACAGACATTTCTACATTCTTTTtatctttagaaaaatttagatatttacactccaaatatttttttgtagtaataataatacattttttaacaaataacaaatttcTCAGTCCCGGCT
The sequence above is drawn from the Anastrepha obliqua isolate idAnaObli1 chromosome 4, idAnaObli1_1.0, whole genome shotgun sequence genome and encodes:
- the LOC129245224 gene encoding probable fatty acid-binding protein translates to MAVWEGKKYKLEKSENFDEYMKELVVGMVLRKMGNSISPTVELKKDGDNYSFTTTSTFKTTTVNFKLGKEFDEETLDGRKVKSVFTLDGNKLVQEQKGDKPSTIILEFTNSELVTTLTLNDVKSVRVYKAV